The Micavibrio sp. TMED2 genome includes a window with the following:
- a CDS encoding glutamine synthetase — protein MPAHDKQSLIDFVRGHGITEVECLIPDMSGVARGKVLPAEKFLTALGTNGLRLPEAVFVSMVNGVYPEGESITDRTYIDVYLQPDPATIRIVPWYKEPTAQVICDCFYRDGKPVDISSRYILRRIVEQYTKRKWRCVVAPELEFYLVAKNKDPDYPLEPPVGRSGRQEFGAQAFGIDALNEFDPIFEDVYDYCEKQGIDADTMNHEVGAAQIEINFNHGDPLSLADQVFMFKRTVRQVAISHDVYATFMAKPMQGQPGSAMHMHQSVVSTETGENVFSTATGKSSRLFLAHIAGLQKFLPAAMPMFAPNVNSYRRLRPDSDAPINVHWGHDNRTTGFRVPLSGPASRRVENRVAGADANPYLAIAASLGCGYLGMTQKLQPTDPVTGSAYRLAFSLPRHQFDALNKLRQSKPLRELFGERFVDALEQVKYGEYDAYQQVISSWEREFLLLNV, from the coding sequence ATGCCCGCTCACGATAAGCAGAGCCTGATTGATTTCGTGCGCGGCCACGGGATTACCGAGGTTGAGTGCCTCATTCCCGATATGTCGGGCGTTGCCCGCGGCAAGGTTCTGCCGGCAGAAAAGTTCCTGACAGCCCTCGGTACCAACGGTTTGCGCCTGCCGGAAGCGGTCTTCGTCTCCATGGTCAACGGGGTATATCCGGAAGGGGAGTCGATCACCGATCGCACCTATATCGATGTTTACCTCCAGCCTGACCCCGCCACGATCCGCATCGTGCCCTGGTACAAGGAACCGACGGCACAGGTGATTTGTGACTGCTTCTATCGTGACGGCAAGCCGGTGGATATCTCCTCGCGCTATATCCTGCGCCGGATTGTTGAGCAGTACACCAAGCGGAAATGGCGCTGCGTTGTGGCGCCCGAACTGGAATTCTATCTGGTCGCCAAGAACAAGGACCCGGACTATCCGCTGGAGCCGCCTGTAGGCCGCTCGGGCCGACAGGAATTCGGCGCGCAGGCCTTCGGGATCGATGCGCTCAACGAATTCGATCCGATCTTCGAGGATGTTTACGACTACTGCGAGAAGCAGGGCATTGATGCTGATACCATGAACCATGAGGTCGGTGCGGCGCAGATCGAGATCAACTTCAATCACGGTGATCCGTTGTCGCTGGCCGATCAGGTGTTCATGTTCAAGCGCACGGTTCGTCAGGTCGCGATCAGCCACGACGTCTATGCCACCTTTATGGCCAAGCCGATGCAGGGTCAGCCGGGATCGGCAATGCATATGCACCAGTCGGTGGTCAGTACCGAAACCGGGGAGAATGTCTTCTCCACCGCTACGGGTAAGAGCAGTCGCCTGTTCCTCGCGCATATCGCGGGGTTGCAGAAATTCCTGCCCGCCGCCATGCCGATGTTTGCGCCCAACGTGAACTCCTATCGCCGCTTGCGGCCGGACAGCGATGCGCCGATCAATGTGCATTGGGGCCATGACAACCGGACAACCGGCTTCCGCGTACCGCTCTCCGGTCCGGCATCGCGCCGGGTCGAGAACCGGGTTGCCGGTGCTGACGCCAACCCGTATCTGGCCATCGCGGCATCGCTCGGCTGTGGTTATCTCGGCATGACCCAGAAGCTGCAACCGACCGATCCGGTAACCGGCTCCGCCTATCGTCTCGCCTTCTCGCTACCGCGTCACCAGTTCGATGCGCTCAATAAGCTGCGCCAGTCAAAGCCGCTGCGTGAGCTGTTCGGCGAACGCTTCGTCGATGCTTTGGAGCAGGTGAAATATGGTGAGTATGATGCCTATCAGCAGGTGATCAGCAGCTGGGAGCGGGAGTTCCTGTTGCTCAACGTCTGA
- a CDS encoding amino acid transporter: protein MSNALIAGFLLSFSLILAIGAQNAFVLRQGLRREHVLAVVFACALSDAVLIAAGVAGFSTLVTGNSWIEPVFRYGGAAFLIVYGLRSFWSAWRNRGEALNPAEDAPARLGRVLVTTLALTWLNPHVYLDTLVLIGLISTQYDSEALWFGLGAVSASFVFFFSLGYGARLLRPFFAKPSAWRVLDVLVGVVMLGIAAGLLLETG from the coding sequence ATGTCCAACGCCCTCATCGCCGGTTTTCTGCTCAGCTTCAGCCTGATCCTCGCCATTGGTGCCCAGAACGCCTTTGTGCTGCGGCAGGGCCTGCGGCGGGAGCATGTGCTGGCTGTGGTCTTTGCCTGCGCGCTGTCGGATGCCGTGCTGATTGCTGCCGGGGTGGCGGGGTTCTCGACACTGGTTACCGGCAATTCGTGGATCGAGCCGGTTTTCCGCTATGGCGGCGCGGCGTTCCTGATTGTCTATGGGCTGCGCAGTTTCTGGTCAGCCTGGCGCAACCGGGGGGAAGCGCTGAACCCGGCAGAGGACGCTCCGGCGCGGCTCGGGCGCGTGCTGGTGACCACGCTGGCGCTGACCTGGCTCAACCCGCATGTCTATCTCGACACGCTGGTGCTGATCGGCTTGATCTCCACCCAATATGACAGTGAGGCGCTCTGGTTCGGCCTCGGCGCGGTCAGCGCATCCTTTGTGTTCTTTTTCTCGCTCGGTTATGGCGCAAGGCTGCTGCGCCCGTTCTTTGCCAAACCATCGGCATGGCGGGTTCTGGACGTGCTCGTCGGTGTGGTGATGCTGGGAATTGCCGCGGGCTTATTGCTCGAAACCGGCTAA
- a CDS encoding ArgP/LysG family DNA-binding transcriptional regulator, with product MYDYQAIAALAAVVHTGSFDKAAQQLGVTASAISQRIKLLEERMGSVLVVRAQPCYPTPTGKRLVQHAEQVALLEQAVAQDLGQNAGAGEAVTIRIAVNADSLATWFVEALAGADDGLLYDLVVDDQDHSSELLARGEVSAAISGKPGAVQGCNCVPLGALRYMATASPAFVKRWFADGVTAKALSVAPCMTFNIKDRLQANWAERLTGQRMVLPTHWLPSTHGFVDAALAGLGWGMNPEPLVRAHVAAGRLISLSPSEPHDVPLFWHVSRLAAPALEPLSRKVRAVAARHLV from the coding sequence ATGTATGACTATCAGGCAATCGCCGCCCTTGCCGCCGTGGTGCATACCGGCAGCTTCGACAAGGCGGCACAACAGCTTGGCGTCACCGCCTCTGCGATTTCCCAGCGGATCAAGCTGCTGGAGGAACGGATGGGGTCGGTGCTGGTGGTGCGGGCCCAGCCCTGCTACCCGACCCCGACCGGCAAGCGTCTGGTCCAGCATGCCGAACAGGTGGCGCTGCTCGAACAGGCGGTGGCACAGGATCTGGGACAGAATGCAGGCGCGGGGGAGGCGGTCACGATACGGATCGCGGTCAATGCCGACAGCCTTGCCACTTGGTTTGTCGAGGCGTTGGCCGGTGCCGATGACGGCCTGCTCTATGATCTGGTAGTCGACGATCAGGATCACAGCTCGGAACTGCTGGCGCGCGGTGAGGTGTCGGCGGCGATCAGTGGCAAGCCGGGCGCGGTACAGGGGTGCAACTGCGTGCCGCTTGGTGCGCTCCGCTATATGGCAACCGCCAGCCCCGCCTTCGTCAAACGCTGGTTTGCTGACGGGGTGACGGCAAAGGCACTGTCGGTTGCACCCTGCATGACCTTCAACATCAAGGACCGGCTACAGGCAAACTGGGCGGAACGGCTGACCGGGCAGCGCATGGTATTACCGACCCACTGGCTGCCCTCGACCCATGGCTTTGTTGATGCGGCCTTGGCCGGGCTTGGCTGGGGCATGAACCCCGAGCCGCTGGTCCGTGCGCATGTGGCGGCAGGGCGGCTTATCTCCCTGTCACCGTCTGAGCCCCATGACGTGCCGTTGTTCTGGCATGTCAGCCGTCTCGCCGCACCGGCATTGGAGCCTCTCAGCCGAAAGGTGCGGGCGGTCGCCGCCCGGCATCTGGTCTAG